A genomic segment from Saprospiraceae bacterium encodes:
- a CDS encoding Gfo/Idh/MocA family oxidoreductase: MKRRKFIQLAGAGAATFSIVPRHVLGRGYIAPSDKLNIAAIGVGGKGEVNTNLSYNNGSDNMVALCDVDDRMAVKARKRWPNAPYYRDFREMLDKEGAQIDAVLVSTPDHMHAVQALEAMKRGKHVYCEKPLTHDIYEARILTRAAEQYKVVTQMGNQGSSGDATRYVESWIQGGLIGDVHTVHVWTNRPVWPQGIPMPTSKHDIPAAVDWDLWLGTAPKRDFNPLYIPANWRGWVDFGTGALGDMGCHFIDVPFRALKLGYPSSVYCSAAGVWKGFFEPDMTMDSYPAATKIHIQFPERGGLSPVELIWYDGGITPARPAELLPDEAFGEWDGGILFEGSQGKLMAGLFGTNPTILPTSKMAFIKQPKPSKPLVDGGTEGHQQQWVKACKEGYGAYTSSSFAEAGPLTETVLMGNLAVLSYNYTETNAAGNLSFPGRKQLLWDGENMTITNFDPANQFVKRTYRGDWDFKL, from the coding sequence GTGAAGAGGAGAAAATTTATTCAACTTGCCGGAGCAGGTGCTGCTACCTTCTCTATTGTTCCCCGACATGTATTGGGGAGAGGCTACATCGCGCCCAGTGATAAGTTAAATATTGCTGCTATTGGTGTGGGAGGCAAAGGAGAGGTCAATACCAACCTGTCTTACAACAATGGATCAGATAATATGGTGGCCCTCTGCGATGTAGATGATCGAATGGCTGTTAAAGCTCGAAAACGGTGGCCGAATGCGCCTTATTATCGTGATTTCAGGGAAATGCTGGATAAGGAAGGGGCACAAATTGATGCCGTTTTGGTCAGCACACCCGATCATATGCATGCCGTCCAAGCCTTGGAAGCGATGAAAAGAGGCAAGCATGTCTACTGCGAAAAACCGCTCACCCATGATATCTATGAGGCTCGAATCCTGACCAGAGCCGCCGAGCAGTACAAGGTCGTTACACAAATGGGCAACCAGGGCAGTAGTGGTGATGCAACTCGTTATGTAGAAAGCTGGATTCAAGGTGGTTTAATAGGAGACGTTCATACGGTCCATGTCTGGACCAACCGCCCGGTCTGGCCGCAAGGTATTCCTATGCCTACCAGCAAGCATGACATTCCTGCAGCAGTAGATTGGGATTTATGGCTGGGGACTGCCCCTAAAAGGGACTTTAATCCTTTGTACATCCCTGCCAACTGGCGCGGTTGGGTTGATTTTGGGACGGGTGCGCTGGGAGACATGGGCTGCCATTTCATAGATGTTCCTTTTCGAGCTTTAAAACTTGGATACCCTTCTTCGGTATATTGCAGTGCTGCTGGTGTTTGGAAGGGCTTTTTTGAGCCTGATATGACGATGGACAGCTATCCTGCCGCCACTAAAATTCATATTCAATTTCCGGAAAGGGGAGGGCTTTCGCCCGTGGAGCTGATTTGGTACGACGGCGGCATTACTCCTGCCCGCCCAGCAGAATTATTGCCGGATGAGGCATTTGGGGAATGGGATGGCGGCATTCTTTTTGAAGGTAGCCAAGGCAAATTAATGGCTGGCCTATTTGGTACTAATCCTACCATCCTACCTACTTCAAAGATGGCATTTATCAAACAACCAAAACCATCCAAACCTTTGGTGGATGGGGGAACAGAGGGGCACCAGCAACAATGGGTGAAGGCTTGCAAAGAAGGATACGGTGCCTACACCAGCTCTTCTTTTGCCGAAGCAGGGCCATTAACCGAAACGGTGTTGATGGGGAATTTGGCCGTATTGAGCTATAATTATACGGAAACCAATGCGGCAGGGAACCTCAGTTTTCCAGGACGCAAGCAGTTGCTTTGGGACGGAGAAAATATGACCATTACTAATTTTGATCCTGCGAATCAGTTTGTTAAAAGAACCTATAGAGGAGACTGGGATTTTAAACTATAA
- a CDS encoding Gfo/Idh/MocA family oxidoreductase: MSHHHHKVTMLGTGLIGMFYTMTLHSHRGQDRVHMVYSRTAANAQKFATEWGIPRFTDDMEEAINDPETDVVVIGLPNNLHRKAVELAVKAGKAILCTKPLAMNGKEALELLELVEQAGIFHGYLEDLCYTPKTLKALESVQRGAVGEVTWTRAREAHPGPHSDWFWDPAQSGGGAIIDLGCHCIEIGRNYIGKNVRPIEVMCWADTLVKPIKAEDNAIALIKYETGAISQIEVSWSFRGGMDLRDEVAGTEGSLRTDHWLRTGLELFTAQGTDGYVSEKAESETGWLFPVGDEVHSLGYTHMFTDMFDAWDQGKTPMETFYDGYIVNAIMDACYLSAKSKKWEPIHLPLWRGGEQKVSKIGPKTYDADHWLIKEEKMPDGSKKVILKNKETGEIVQQIV; this comes from the coding sequence ATGTCACATCATCATCACAAAGTTACCATGTTAGGCACTGGCCTAATCGGTATGTTTTATACCATGACCTTGCATAGTCACCGGGGTCAGGATCGGGTCCATATGGTCTACTCCCGTACCGCAGCCAATGCCCAAAAATTTGCTACAGAATGGGGTATACCCCGTTTCACCGATGACATGGAGGAAGCCATCAATGATCCTGAAACAGACGTGGTGGTCATCGGACTCCCTAATAACCTGCACCGAAAAGCAGTGGAATTGGCTGTAAAGGCAGGCAAGGCGATCCTTTGCACCAAACCCCTGGCCATGAACGGCAAGGAAGCCCTGGAATTGTTGGAGCTGGTAGAGCAAGCTGGCATTTTCCATGGTTATTTAGAAGACTTGTGTTATACCCCGAAAACCCTGAAAGCTTTGGAATCGGTGCAGCGTGGAGCGGTAGGGGAGGTCACCTGGACCCGTGCCAGAGAAGCCCATCCGGGGCCACACAGCGACTGGTTTTGGGATCCGGCACAATCCGGAGGGGGCGCCATTATCGATCTGGGATGTCATTGCATAGAAATTGGTAGGAATTATATTGGTAAAAATGTACGTCCCATAGAAGTCATGTGTTGGGCTGATACTTTGGTCAAACCCATCAAAGCAGAAGACAATGCCATTGCTTTAATCAAATATGAAACGGGAGCCATCAGCCAGATAGAAGTCAGCTGGTCGTTTCGAGGCGGGATGGATTTGCGGGATGAGGTAGCAGGAACCGAAGGAAGCTTGCGCACCGACCATTGGCTGCGGACCGGGTTAGAGCTTTTTACGGCACAGGGCACTGACGGCTATGTTTCCGAAAAAGCGGAATCAGAAACGGGCTGGTTGTTTCCCGTTGGCGATGAGGTCCATTCGCTTGGTTATACCCATATGTTTACCGACATGTTTGATGCCTGGGACCAGGGTAAAACACCCATGGAAACCTTTTATGATGGCTACATTGTCAACGCCATTATGGATGCCTGCTACCTTTCCGCCAAAAGCAAAAAATGGGAGCCGATCCATTTGCCTCTGTGGCGGGGAGGCGAACAAAAGGTCAGCAAAATTGGCCCTAAAACGTATGATGCCGACCATTGGTTGATTAAAGAAGAAAAAATGCCAGATGGCAGCAAAAAGGTCATCTTGAAAAACAAAGAAACAGGTGAAATTGTGCAGCAAATTGTTTGA
- a CDS encoding SDR family oxidoreductase: MEGLLKDKNIVIIGGTNGIGLSAGKAFVSQGAKVLALGLPGDNSPTTHWTPYTADATIAGAAESAIQRCVEQYGGFDALFHVVGGSGRKWGDGPLHEMSLEGWEMTLNLNLTSVMLSNRAAIRYFLAHRQKGSILNVSSVLAFSPSPGHFSTHAYATAKAAIIGFSKSIAAYYAPQNIRVNVLAPGLTNTPMAQRAAENESIQHFIKTKQPLDGGRMAETADLDAAAVYFLSDHSAFTTGQVLAVDGGWSVSEGQYGS, from the coding sequence ATGGAGGGATTATTAAAGGATAAAAACATTGTTATTATTGGAGGGACGAATGGCATAGGCCTTTCAGCCGGAAAGGCATTTGTTAGCCAGGGAGCCAAGGTGCTGGCTTTGGGTTTACCTGGCGATAACTCGCCTACCACCCATTGGACACCTTACACCGCAGACGCCACCATAGCAGGCGCCGCCGAATCTGCCATCCAAAGGTGCGTCGAGCAATATGGAGGTTTCGATGCCCTGTTCCATGTAGTAGGTGGAAGTGGCAGAAAATGGGGCGATGGTCCCTTACACGAAATGAGCCTGGAAGGCTGGGAAATGACCTTGAACCTGAATTTGACTTCAGTGATGCTTTCCAATCGGGCCGCTATTCGCTATTTCCTGGCACATCGGCAAAAGGGTAGTATCTTAAATGTGAGTTCTGTATTGGCCTTTTCCCCTTCGCCCGGGCATTTTTCTACCCACGCCTATGCGACCGCTAAGGCCGCCATCATTGGTTTTTCAAAATCCATAGCGGCCTATTATGCCCCTCAAAATATCCGAGTGAATGTCCTTGCACCTGGACTGACCAATACCCCAATGGCCCAAAGAGCTGCGGAAAACGAAAGCATTCAGCATTTTATAAAAACCAAACAGCCACTGGATGGAGGCAGGATGGCAGAAACCGCTGACCTGGACGCCGCTGCGGTTTATTTTCTTTCTGACCATTCGGCATTTACAACGGGGCAAGTCCTGGCTGTAGATGGGGGTTGGTCCGTGAGTGAAGGGCAATATGGTAGCTAG
- a CDS encoding helix-turn-helix transcriptional regulator: MEQYKIGEFEELVLLTVGILHGNAYGITIKDEIEERLDRKVSVGALQITLRRLEKKGFLKSNHGETSTARRGRPKLYFTITPYGKKAIEYTRQTRDELWNALPAFVLNL, translated from the coding sequence ATGGAGCAATATAAAATCGGAGAATTTGAGGAGCTGGTACTCCTTACAGTCGGCATATTGCATGGTAACGCCTATGGAATCACGATCAAAGATGAGATCGAGGAAAGACTAGATCGAAAAGTAAGTGTAGGAGCTCTTCAGATAACATTGAGGCGACTGGAGAAAAAGGGATTTCTAAAATCCAACCATGGTGAAACCTCTACCGCTCGTCGGGGGCGTCCTAAACTGTACTTCACGATCACTCCTTACGGTAAAAAAGCTATTGAATACACCAGGCAAACGCGGGATGAACTTTGGAACGCGCTTCCTGCATTTGTTCTAAACTTGTAA
- a CDS encoding ABC transporter permease has translation MGKIEPPGFPLKLLKWFCKPEYHPDIEGDLLELFDRQVEKSGLKKAKWLLLKDVLLLFRLGIIRSFKPVHKPNLYDMIKENLKTAFRQMSKQKGFAAIKIGGFALGVAAFILISLFIKDELSYDQHYPDLDRIYRIYIEYNLEENTISGASHPPPLAAAILDEFPEVESTARFNAWPDLEGPGSNNFRRANQEQNTYEEGFIYADQSLLDIFQFPFLYGEASTALSEPNTIVITEEKATKYFPNENPVGKTIILNNNTNKPFKISGVLVDGAAKSHIQYSFFLSLTNHEFWPGEQGLWSVNFYDCYLKLKPNTDAIAFEKKLERIVRNHYAVTAVERGNAESIDAFSARCHLRLQPVNEVYLKTTSVGIRDNLIHGDIRLVWFLGIIAIFILLLAAINFINLTTARSANRAKEVGLRKVLGSRRHTLVNQFLTESLLYSVLAFMIGLSTAGLLLPFFNQMTAKSIVLPWGEGWFFPSLILASLFIGLLAGIYPAFYLSSFRPMEALKGQWVRGVEGRSLQNVLVVFQFTITIVLITATILINRQMSFILNKDLGFEKDQVILLEGTQTLGEKVHTLKENLLQLPEVKYVSISDFLPVKGGKRYGNLMWVENREDADQKVLVQRWRVDHDYIKTMGMQLLTGRDFNKEMPTDSQAVIVNQRLVEKMNLQDPIGMVITEGFLAPTKIIGVVEDFHFESFKEEITPLCLVLDGSNSESISVKVSSENVNALLAGLTNTWEKFLPNQPIRYNFLDARFAAAYDDIKRIGWIISCFSTLAIALACLGLFALAAFMAEQRSKEMSIRKVLGASVSTIFRLLTQHFLLLILTSLGIATPLAWYFMKWWLENYNYRVDITMDIFVFAGIIVLFIALLTISYQAMKAAVRNPASVMQKES, from the coding sequence ATGGGCAAGATAGAACCCCCTGGCTTTCCACTAAAACTGTTAAAATGGTTCTGTAAACCGGAGTATCACCCTGATATTGAAGGCGACCTACTGGAGTTGTTTGATCGCCAGGTTGAAAAATCAGGTTTAAAAAAAGCGAAATGGCTACTCCTTAAAGATGTGTTACTCCTCTTCCGGCTGGGCATTATTCGCTCCTTTAAACCTGTTCATAAACCGAATCTTTATGATATGATTAAGGAAAACCTCAAGACTGCCTTCCGGCAAATGTCGAAACAAAAGGGATTTGCTGCTATCAAAATTGGTGGCTTTGCTTTGGGTGTTGCCGCATTTATCCTGATTTCTTTATTTATCAAGGATGAATTGAGTTATGATCAGCACTACCCGGATTTGGATCGCATCTATCGTATCTACATTGAATACAACTTAGAGGAAAACACCATTTCGGGGGCTTCGCACCCGCCTCCATTGGCTGCCGCCATTCTGGACGAATTTCCGGAAGTGGAGTCAACGGCCCGTTTCAACGCCTGGCCGGACCTGGAGGGACCTGGGAGCAATAATTTTCGCCGAGCTAACCAAGAACAAAACACTTATGAGGAAGGTTTTATTTACGCGGACCAAAGTCTATTGGATATATTTCAATTTCCTTTTCTTTATGGAGAGGCCTCTACGGCGCTGAGCGAACCCAATACCATTGTCATTACCGAGGAGAAAGCAACAAAATATTTTCCGAACGAAAACCCGGTAGGCAAAACCATTATCCTCAACAACAATACGAACAAGCCTTTCAAAATAAGCGGTGTCCTGGTTGATGGGGCTGCAAAATCGCATATTCAATATAGCTTCTTCTTATCCCTGACAAACCATGAATTCTGGCCGGGAGAACAAGGCTTGTGGAGTGTCAATTTTTATGATTGTTACCTGAAACTCAAACCTAATACAGATGCCATAGCCTTTGAAAAAAAGTTAGAACGCATCGTCCGTAATCATTATGCGGTAACAGCCGTTGAACGCGGAAATGCAGAAAGTATCGATGCTTTTTCGGCTCGATGCCATCTAAGGCTGCAACCCGTAAATGAGGTTTATTTAAAAACGACTTCAGTTGGTATTCGTGATAATTTGATACATGGCGACATCCGTTTGGTGTGGTTCTTGGGAATAATTGCCATTTTTATTTTGTTATTGGCAGCTATCAATTTCATTAATCTCACCACGGCACGATCAGCTAATCGGGCAAAAGAAGTAGGTTTGAGGAAAGTACTAGGATCAAGGCGCCATACTTTGGTCAACCAGTTCCTGACCGAGTCCTTGCTTTATTCGGTTCTCGCCTTTATGATAGGGCTATCGACGGCAGGCTTATTACTGCCTTTTTTCAATCAAATGACTGCAAAATCAATTGTCCTGCCATGGGGCGAAGGTTGGTTTTTTCCATCCCTGATTTTGGCTTCCCTTTTCATTGGGCTTTTAGCAGGCATATATCCAGCATTTTATCTTTCGAGCTTTCGACCAATGGAAGCCTTAAAAGGGCAATGGGTAAGGGGAGTTGAAGGCAGAAGCTTGCAAAACGTGCTAGTGGTTTTTCAGTTTACGATCACCATTGTTTTGATTACCGCAACGATTTTGATCAACCGTCAGATGAGCTTCATTCTGAATAAGGATTTGGGTTTTGAAAAAGACCAGGTCATACTATTAGAAGGTACACAGACACTTGGTGAAAAAGTGCATACCCTCAAAGAGAATTTACTACAATTACCGGAAGTTAAGTACGTGTCCATAAGTGATTTTCTGCCAGTAAAAGGAGGGAAACGGTATGGTAATCTGATGTGGGTGGAAAACCGGGAAGACGCGGACCAAAAGGTATTGGTTCAAAGATGGCGAGTAGATCATGACTATATCAAAACAATGGGAATGCAGTTGCTAACAGGCAGGGATTTCAATAAGGAAATGCCTACTGATTCCCAGGCGGTCATCGTCAATCAGCGTTTAGTAGAGAAAATGAATTTGCAGGATCCTATCGGAATGGTTATTACCGAAGGCTTTCTGGCACCTACAAAGATTATTGGAGTGGTGGAAGATTTTCATTTTGAGTCCTTCAAAGAAGAGATCACACCACTTTGTTTAGTGTTGGACGGCAGTAATTCTGAATCGATAAGCGTCAAAGTGTCTTCGGAGAATGTAAACGCCTTATTAGCAGGCCTGACAAATACCTGGGAAAAGTTTTTGCCCAATCAACCGATCCGGTACAATTTCCTTGATGCCCGTTTTGCCGCGGCATATGATGATATAAAAAGGATAGGCTGGATCATCAGCTGCTTTTCCACATTGGCCATAGCATTAGCCTGTTTAGGTCTATTTGCCTTGGCAGCATTTATGGCCGAACAGCGCAGCAAAGAAATGAGTATCCGAAAAGTGTTAGGTGCCTCGGTATCCACTATTTTCAGGCTCCTTACCCAACATTTTCTGCTGCTAATTTTGACTTCTCTGGGTATTGCCACACCCTTAGCATGGTATTTCATGAAATGGTGGCTGGAGAATTACAATTACCGGGTGGACATTACTATGGACATATTTGTTTTTGCAGGCATCATTGTCCTTTTTATTGCTTTGCTTACCATTAGTTACCAAGCGATGAAGGCAGCAGTGAGGAATCCGGCCAGCGTTATGCAAAAGGAATCATAA
- a CDS encoding ROK family protein, translating into MNKQLALGIDLGGTNIKAVLTNAKGAILEERSEPTHDKAGIDNSAEWKQTIKTMVEAFSAKTAGKIETIGISAPGTANPDNTAILSMPNKLLGIEKFIWKDHLGREAYVLNDAHAALFAESRIGVGKGCGNILLVTLGTGVGGGIMIDGKLLQGQKGRAGHVGHISVNQGASMSIVNAPGSLERAIGEHTIAHRTYGRFASTKDLVGAHLRGETFATWVWLKSLESLARGLVSMINSISPELIILGGGITQADQALLQPLKAFMEIYEWPLDGFRTPIKLAQLGTLAGAVGAALFALEKKK; encoded by the coding sequence ATGAATAAACAACTAGCATTAGGTATCGACCTGGGTGGAACAAATATAAAAGCCGTTTTAACGAATGCAAAGGGAGCCATTTTAGAAGAACGGTCTGAACCCACCCACGATAAAGCAGGAATAGACAACAGCGCCGAATGGAAACAAACCATTAAAACAATGGTGGAAGCCTTTAGCGCGAAAACAGCAGGTAAAATAGAAACGATTGGCATTTCAGCTCCTGGCACCGCCAATCCTGACAATACTGCTATCCTATCCATGCCCAATAAATTATTAGGCATTGAAAAATTTATCTGGAAGGACCATTTAGGTCGGGAAGCTTATGTCCTGAATGATGCGCATGCAGCCTTATTTGCGGAAAGCCGAATTGGTGTGGGCAAAGGCTGTGGGAATATTCTTTTGGTGACCCTGGGGACGGGAGTCGGGGGTGGTATCATGATCGACGGGAAATTGCTGCAAGGCCAAAAGGGCAGGGCAGGGCATGTCGGCCATATATCGGTTAACCAGGGTGCTTCCATGAGCATTGTCAATGCGCCAGGTAGTTTGGAAAGAGCGATAGGCGAACATACCATAGCCCATCGTACCTATGGCCGCTTTGCTTCTACCAAAGACCTCGTGGGTGCCCATTTGAGAGGGGAAACCTTTGCGACCTGGGTGTGGCTGAAATCCTTGGAATCCTTAGCAAGGGGTTTGGTTTCTATGATTAATTCGATTTCCCCTGAATTGATTATTTTAGGGGGTGGAATTACCCAAGCAGATCAGGCACTCTTACAGCCTTTAAAAGCATTCATGGAAATATACGAATGGCCACTTGATGGCTTTCGGACACCTATCAAATTGGCTCAATTGGGTACCTTAGCTGGTGCAGTCGGTGCAGCCTTGTTTGCCTTAGAAAAGAAAAAATAG
- a CDS encoding SIS domain-containing protein translates to MKNNPTHTYLQKCGDILAVVEGQTESIKQAASWFAETILAGRMVHLFGSGHSRIMVEEMWPRYGSFPGFHPIVELSLTFHNQVVGANGQRQAMFLENVPGFAARILRNFNLSQNDCALVISSSGCNIVPIEIAEQFQSKGIKVVALVSKAHSDGSVSKREDGKKLVDFADLVLDTGAPLGDAMVYLPGLATPVAPGSTVGGVMLINCIKAEVAQLLTEAGQPPKVLTAAAIVGSEKATELFEAAYDEHANRAAELYKIP, encoded by the coding sequence TTGAAAAATAACCCAACGCACACCTATTTGCAAAAATGCGGTGATATTCTGGCTGTAGTTGAAGGCCAAACTGAGTCCATAAAGCAGGCAGCATCATGGTTTGCCGAGACTATCTTGGCAGGCAGGATGGTTCACCTTTTCGGTTCGGGCCACAGCCGGATTATGGTGGAAGAAATGTGGCCCCGTTATGGCTCTTTTCCCGGCTTTCACCCCATCGTTGAACTGTCCTTGACCTTTCACAATCAGGTGGTCGGCGCCAATGGGCAGCGGCAAGCCATGTTTTTGGAAAATGTCCCTGGTTTTGCCGCTCGGATTTTGAGGAATTTTAATTTGAGCCAAAATGATTGTGCCCTAGTGATTTCTTCTAGCGGTTGCAACATTGTGCCAATTGAAATAGCAGAACAATTTCAATCCAAAGGAATCAAAGTCGTTGCTTTGGTTTCAAAAGCCCATTCCGATGGCAGTGTTAGCAAACGAGAAGATGGAAAAAAGCTGGTCGATTTTGCGGATTTGGTGCTGGATACTGGTGCGCCCTTAGGAGATGCAATGGTTTATTTACCTGGGCTCGCAACGCCCGTAGCGCCCGGATCAACTGTAGGTGGCGTGATGTTGATCAATTGTATCAAGGCCGAAGTCGCTCAGTTATTAACTGAAGCCGGGCAGCCTCCCAAAGTCTTGACGGCAGCCGCTATTGTCGGTTCCGAAAAAGCAACGGAGCTGTTTGAAGCTGCTTATGACGAGCACGCCAATAGAGCAGCCGAATTATATAAAATACCATGA
- a CDS encoding cobalamin-independent methionine synthase II family protein — translation MKEQPIRTTVIGSYPFPSWLEFASQNLDQFGTADILEIQEDAVKVAIDDQVKAGLDVITDGEQTRLDFNLSFYGFLTGIEQNKEVTRKWGPPAHDQRGKHKIIGEISAERGLGVVEEFKRLQRLAPEGPTLKASVPGPFTLSGRLLPNQQYPDRYAITEALIPIVRQELADLVAAGCREITVDEPSMSCYAYKSDTKRFVRIFNETVASVVGQCHLSTHLCFGNYKGHAVGYRKMAPMFPDFLDFQVDEIHVEMANREFAELEIIALIAEKMDVAVGIVDVKSYYVESVQDIEDRIAMCLKYVRPDKLSIAPDCGLSQTARWAAKQKLANMVAGAVRARKRLF, via the coding sequence ATGAAAGAACAACCCATCAGAACGACAGTCATCGGTTCCTATCCTTTTCCCTCCTGGCTGGAATTTGCCAGTCAGAACCTGGATCAATTCGGAACGGCGGACATTCTTGAAATACAAGAAGACGCCGTCAAAGTAGCCATTGACGACCAAGTTAAGGCCGGTTTGGATGTCATTACCGATGGCGAGCAAACTCGCCTGGATTTCAATTTGTCTTTTTATGGCTTCCTGACTGGCATTGAGCAAAACAAGGAGGTCACCCGCAAATGGGGTCCACCTGCACATGATCAGCGAGGTAAGCACAAAATTATCGGAGAGATCAGCGCAGAAAGGGGCTTGGGAGTCGTGGAGGAATTCAAGCGCTTGCAGCGGCTGGCACCTGAAGGACCAACGCTCAAAGCCAGCGTCCCTGGCCCTTTTACCTTAAGTGGACGCTTGCTCCCCAACCAACAGTACCCAGACCGATATGCGATCACCGAAGCCCTCATTCCTATTGTCAGGCAAGAATTGGCTGATTTAGTGGCGGCTGGCTGCCGGGAAATCACGGTGGACGAACCATCTATGAGTTGTTATGCTTATAAATCGGATACCAAACGCTTTGTTCGAATTTTTAACGAAACGGTGGCATCCGTTGTAGGGCAATGCCATTTATCGACGCACCTTTGTTTTGGTAACTATAAAGGCCATGCTGTTGGCTACCGCAAAATGGCACCGATGTTCCCCGATTTCCTCGACTTCCAGGTGGATGAAATACATGTCGAAATGGCCAATCGCGAGTTTGCAGAGTTGGAAATCATTGCCCTCATTGCTGAAAAAATGGATGTGGCAGTGGGAATCGTAGATGTCAAAAGCTACTATGTAGAAAGTGTTCAAGATATAGAGGATCGGATAGCGATGTGCCTAAAATACGTACGGCCCGATAAACTCTCCATAGCACCTGATTGTGGTCTTAGCCAAACGGCCCGTTGGGCGGCGAAGCAAAAATTAGCAAACATGGTAGCGGGTGCGGTGAGGGCGAGGAAGCGACTTTTTTAG
- a CDS encoding MBL fold metallo-hydrolase gives MIKPIQQDDVLLADIKKTQQEPAGFRLWWLGQSGYLLQWQGRHLLIDPYLSDSLTHKYAQTDKPHVRMSERVIAPEKLDFIDIVSSSHNHTDHLDGETLVPIIQANPGVKLIIPEANRDFVAHRIHQDRSFPIGLNDGSCITIKDITFHGIPAAHNDLERDEKGQCLYMGYVISFGPYTIYHSGDTLWRSEILAALKPFNIDLALLPINGNIPSRRVAGNLNATEAVKMAKTINAKMVIPCHYHLFRFNTVDPDEFIREGKLQQQAFQVLQLGEKWVGH, from the coding sequence ATGATAAAACCAATCCAACAAGACGACGTCCTACTAGCCGACATCAAAAAAACACAGCAAGAACCTGCAGGGTTTCGACTATGGTGGCTAGGGCAGAGCGGTTATCTCTTGCAATGGCAGGGACGACATCTATTGATTGATCCTTACCTTTCAGATTCCCTCACTCATAAATATGCGCAGACTGACAAGCCACATGTTCGCATGAGCGAAAGGGTGATTGCGCCAGAAAAACTTGATTTTATAGACATTGTTAGCAGTAGCCACAACCATACAGACCATTTAGATGGCGAAACCTTGGTGCCGATTATTCAAGCAAATCCTGGTGTCAAGCTAATTATTCCGGAAGCCAACCGAGATTTTGTAGCGCATCGGATTCATCAAGACCGCTCCTTTCCGATTGGGTTGAATGATGGTAGTTGTATTACGATAAAGGACATTACCTTTCATGGCATTCCTGCTGCACACAATGACTTGGAGCGGGACGAAAAGGGACAATGCCTGTATATGGGGTATGTCATCTCCTTTGGCCCATATACCATATACCATAGTGGCGATACCTTGTGGCGATCCGAAATTTTGGCAGCATTGAAGCCGTTCAACATTGATTTGGCCTTATTACCCATCAATGGGAATATTCCGAGTAGGCGGGTGGCGGGCAATTTGAATGCCACCGAAGCCGTAAAAATGGCTAAAACCATCAATGCAAAAATGGTGATCCCCTGTCATTACCACTTATTCAGGTTTAATACCGTTGATCCGGATGAATTCATACGGGAAGGAAAGCTCCAGCAGCAAGCCTTTCAGGTGTTACAATTAGGAGAAAAGTGGGTTGGGCATTAA